Genomic window (Patescibacteria group bacterium):
GAACTGAGGCCGCTTTTGTTGAGATTTGCACTGCCTTGCGGCTTAGCTTCTCTTTGTGTCCCGAAGGACTCTAGATAATTCTAGAACGGCCATTGTAGCACGTGTGTTGCCCAAGATGTCAAAGGGACGTGCTGACTTGACGTCATCCCCACCTTCCTCCGACTATACGCCGGCAGTCTCCAAAGTAAAATATAACATTGGACAAGGGTTGCGCTCGTTAACGGACTTAACCGAACAGCTCACGCCACGAGCTGACGACAGCCATGCATCACCTGTCCTAACGTTCCTTGCGGCACATCTCGATTTCTCAAGACTTCGTTAGGCTTCAAATCTTGGTAAGGTTCTTCGCTTACTGTCGAATTAAACCACATGCTCCACCGCTTGTACGGGTCCCCGTCAATTCCTTTGAGTTTTAATCTTGCGATCGTACTCCCCAGGCGGGATACTTAACGCGTTTGCTTCGACACAGAAAGGGTCGACTCTCCCTATGTCTAGTATCCATTGTTTACGGCGTGGACTACTGGGGTATCTAATCCCATTCGCTACCCACGCTTTCGTCTCTCAGCGTCGGAAACAGACTAGCAAGACGCCTTCGCCACTGGAGTTCCCCCCGATATTAACGCATTTCATTGCTACACCGGGAGTTCCTCTTGCCTCTTCTGATCCCAAGTCTGCCAGTTTTAATTGCAGCCCTGATGTTGAGCACCAAGATTTAACAATTAACTTAACAAACCGCCTACAGACGCTTTACGCCCAATAATTCCGGGTAACGCTTGCCATCCTCGTATTACCGCGACTGCTGGCACGAGGTTAGTCATGGCTTATTCGTATGGTACCTTCAACCCAGCACATTTTACTATTGACATTAGCATAACTTAACTAGAAATGACTATCTATCTGTATAACAAAATCATGTAAGTATCAACAGTAACATGTGCTGGACTTATTCCCACACAAAAGATCTTTACACCCCGAAGGGCTTCTTCGATCACGCGGCGTCGCTCCGTCATGGTTGCCCACATTGCGGAAGATTCTCGACTGCAGCCTCCCGTAGGAGTCCGGGCAGTGTCTCAGTCCCGATGGTGGGGGTCATCCTCTCAAACCCCCTACCCGTCATAGCCTTGGTAGGCTTTTACCCTGCCAACTAGCTGATAGGCCGTAGGCTCCTCTCAAAGCAATAGTTCTTGCGAAATATTTTTGAATGGGAATGACTTTCGTCCCCCCATTAGTATCAGATATTAGACCAGATTTCTCCGGCTTATGTCTGTCTTTGAGTCAGATTACCAACGTATTAGTACCCCATTTGCCACTAGTGAATAAATTCACTCGTACGACTTGCATGCCTAAAACACGCCGCCAGCGTTCACCCTGAGCCAGGATCAAACTCTCAATAAATATCTATAATTAATAAATTAATCATAGATCAACTAAAAAATTTAAAGTAAGCTTGTTAGCTCAAAATAAACGGAATTAACGTAAAACTCTTATCACTATTTAATTATCAAAGTGCGAGAATTATAGACTGATTCTTTTTAATTTTTGAAGTTAAAAAATATCAAGCTACAATTTTCATAGCTATTTTTACAGATTTACTTGTAAGTAATTTAGTACTTAAATTTTAGTCCATAAAAATAATATTGTCAAGTCAATATCATTTAATTGTGGATAACTTGTGTAAACAGTTAACAATTAACTTTTAACACTTAACTTTTTTATCTGTCATCCCGAACCGCAGTGAGGGATCCCGAGAAGAAGCAAACAATCACATGATTCATCCGGAGTTTATCATGGAAAATTATTTTTCGAAAATGTTGACAGAAAAATTAAGGAAGATATACTTAATTAAGAGTAAAAATGTTCTTTTAACAGCGGCAAAAGGAGGGAAGGAAAAGTGGAAAAAGACAGGATAAAGAAAATACTACCAAGAGTTACTATCATTACAGGAGTTGTATCTATGTTGTTACTCTTGTTTGCAGCTTCTCGTCAATCAACTGCAGAATTAGTTCATCAAAAAGTTGGAAAGGTAATTACTACTATCTTTGGTCCACAAAAGGAGCCTGAAAAATTTTTTTATTCTGAATTTGAAAAAGGCAAGCTATACTTTGACGTAAAGCCGTATGTCATAGATAATGGTCAAGGCCTAGCATTCATCTATATCGGTCAATTTCGCAAAAATGACTTTGGATTTCGTCCTGATATCTATCATCGCGAAAGGATTGAATCTTTCTTTGCCTATTGGAAAAAGCAGTATCCAGAACATTCTTCAAAGATCAAAAGTTTTTCTCCTACTGCTCAAAATAATTTGTATTTAGTACTTTACGGTCCATGACAACAGATTCTGTTGTTTTTTTATTTTTTATTATTGACAGAAAGTTAATTCAAGCGTATACTAATTAGTCAGAAAAAAGTCCGTACTCTTAAATGTTTCGCACGCCGCAGAGGGAGGAGGAGATAATGACACAAGCAAAAAAACCAAAAATTGATGCGCGTATGATTATTTTAAGCAGTATTGTTAGTTCAGCTATTTTGCTTGTAATTGGATACGGAGTATTAAAACTTGGTGTTTTTATCACGCACTGGATGGTGACAGAGAAACCAGTTCAAGGATCAACTGAAACTTCCAAAACTGATTTAAGTAACTCTATCGTTATCGATCATGGTCAGGGAGTAGCATTCATCTATCTTGGAAACTTGCCAGGTAGCAAAGAAATTCCTTTTTACGCAGAAAAATTTGAAGAGCCATTTGCTCAGTGGAAAAAAGAATATCCAACTCATGCACAGAAAATCACTGGAATAACTACTTTAAGAAACAATAACTATTTGTACATTATTCTTTACTCAACCGACTAACAGCATCATAGCTGTTTTTTTATTTTTTAATTTTAACGTGTTTTTTTTTCCATTCTTCAATTTTTTCATGATCGCCAGACAATAAAACTTTAGGTACAGAAAGAGTCGTAGTTTTTAAAGTTTGTAATTTGGAATTTGTAATTTGTTTGGGATTTGGGATTTGGAATTTTTCAGGTCTAGTATATTGTGGATACTCCACATAATCTTTATCAACAGAAAAAGTATCATCAAGAGCAGAATGTTCATGTCCCAAAACACCAGGAATCAATCTTGTCACAGCTTCAACCAAAACCATAGCAGGCAATTCTCCACCAGATAAAACATAATTACCTATTGAAATTTTTTCATCAACAAATTTATCTATGCGAGCATCAAAACCTTCATATCTTCCGCATAACAAAATAATATTATCAAGTTTAGACAATCTCATCGCCATTTTCTGATCAAGTGTCTTGCCAGCCGGAGTTAACATGATGATTTTAGATTTCGAGTTGTTATTTTTGACTTTAGATTTAGGAGAAATATTTTTGACTTTAGATTTTAGACTAGTAATCGCTCGATAAAAAGGCTCAACTTGCAAAATCATGCCCTGCCCGCCTCCGTATGGTTTATCATCAACTTTGCTGTGTTTATCTAAAGTATAATCACGTAAATTATGAATATTAATTTTAATCAAATTTTTCTTTTGTGCGCGCGACAAAATAGATTCAGAGAAATATGAATCAAATATCTTTGGAAAAATTGTTATTATATCGAATTGCATAGTTGTGTTAACTAGTAATTAGTAACTAGTAACTAGTCGTCGTTCTAGTTACTAATTACTGATTACTAGTTTCTCCATTCTTCACGTAAAAGCCACCAATTAATGGTGGCCTTTATTTATTTTGAATCTTATTAAGATTTAAGATTATAGTTTTAGATCTTCAACTACATCTGAACTAGCTTCTTCTGCTTTTGGAGCAGTTGCAGCTGGTTTTCTTGTTCTTTCAGAACCTTCTGGTTCATTGATCTTCAAGTTAACGCGAGCGTTGTTTTTAGCACCAACAACTTTTAATAAAGTTCTGATTGCTTTTGCTGTCTGACCTTGGCGACCAATGATTTGGCCCATGTCAGCTGCATCAACGTCTAGAGTGATTAATACACCCATTTCGTCAACTGTTCTATTTGTCTTTACTTTGTCAGGAGCATCAACTAATGATTTGACAATGTACTCTACGAATTCTTGATCGTGTGCTTTTTCTGCCATAACTTTGTAAATTAATTATTTCTTTCGAAGCATTAGAATATTTTTCTAATTCAAGTCGACCAGCTCTTTCATGAAAAATAGAATCTAATACAACAATTTAATTATATCAGATTAGTAAGTTTTGTCAATATTATTTTGCGGTAATTAGTAACAAGTAACTAGTAACTGGAGTGCTATTATTTCTTTTCTTCAGGTTTTGCAGGAGTTTCATTATTCTTAATTCCTGATTCTTTATTCTCATTTTTCTTTTCCTCTGCCTTTGGAGCTTCGGTTGCTGGTTTTACAGGTTCTGCACCTTTTTTTGTAGTCTGTGCTCTGTCTTTTCTATTCAATACTTCCAACTTGCCAGTAACTTTTTGTTTCTTTAACATTTCTTTAACAGTCTGGCTTACTTTTGCGCCACTCTTTAGCCAGTATTCAACTCTTTCCTTTTTTAATTCTACTTTGTCGCTTCTTGGATCAAAAGATCCTAAGATTTCGATGAATTTTCCTCTAACAGGAAAATTATGGTCAGTCAAAACCAGCCTGTATTTAGGTTGGTTCTTCTTGCCGATTCTTGTAAGACGTATAGTTAACATAAATAAAATATACTCGATAAAAAAAAATTAGTCAAGACATTTGACTAATTTTTCCATTTTTAATATTATTTTTTTTCGTCTTCTAAATCTCCACCTTCAACCCATTCATAATAAATGCACCGTCTCTCATTTATTTTTTCCCAATCAGCCATTTCTCTGTGAGAATTTTCTTCAAGTCTTTTTTTCAAGTAAGCTGCAAATGATGGTACCTTTTTTTCTTTAAAATCAACTCCGAAATCCCATAGATCAGTGCTTTTATCTTTATTGTATGCTTCTCTCCATTCATCTTGTTCTTCTCTCTCCAACTTCATCCAATCATCAATAATATCGTATTCATCTCTCTTGTCTCCCGCCATTCTTGCTCTCTCTATCAAAACATCTTTTTGTCTTTCTTCAGCTTCCATATCTTCTCTTGCATATCTCGATTCTTGATCCTCTACTCTAAAA
Coding sequences:
- a CDS encoding KH domain-containing protein translates to MAEKAHDQEFVEYIVKSLVDAPDKVKTNRTVDEMGVLITLDVDAADMGQIIGRQGQTAKAIRTLLKVVGAKNNARVNLKINEPEGSERTRKPAATAPKAEEASSDVVEDLKL
- the trmD gene encoding tRNA (guanosine(37)-N1)-methyltransferase TrmD — protein: MQFDIITIFPKIFDSYFSESILSRAQKKNLIKINIHNLRDYTLDKHSKVDDKPYGGGQGMILQVEPFYRAITSLKSKVKNISPKSKVKNNNSKSKIIMLTPAGKTLDQKMAMRLSKLDNIILLCGRYEGFDARIDKFVDEKISIGNYVLSGGELPAMVLVEAVTRLIPGVLGHEHSALDDTFSVDKDYVEYPQYTRPEKFQIPNPKQITNSKLQTLKTTTLSVPKVLLSGDHEKIEEWKKKHVKIKK